Part of the Campylobacter suis genome, AATTTCACTATCCATAAAAATGCCTGCATAGCTTTTGATGATAAAATTTTATCTATCGGCGATGAGAGTGAACTAAAACAGCGTTTTAAAGGTGCAAATTTCAGCGATCTAGGTAACTGCATCATCACTCCAGCTCTCATAAACACGCACACACACCTTGAGTTTAGTGCAAACAAAACTCAGCTAATTTATGGCGATTTTATCGCTTGGCTTGGCTCGATCGTAGAAAATGGCGCAAAGCTAGCGTGTGATGATGAGATAATGCAAAGCTCGCTAAACTCCATGCTAGCAAGCGGTGTAGGCACGATAGGAGCGATATCTAGCTTTGGCAAGGACTTAAAAATTTTAGCAAACTCACAAGCAAGAGTTGTATGTTTTAACGAAATTTTAGGCTCAAACGAGGCTTACGCAGAGCAAAATTTCAAGGCTTTCAATGAACGATTTTTACAAAGCTCTCGCTATCAAAACGAGCGTTTCGCCCCAGCCATCTCGCTTCATGCACCTTACTCCATCCATCCAAAACTAGCCAAAATGGCTATAAAATTTGCCAAAGCCAAAAATCTAATCATATCCACGCACTTTATGGAGAGCTTACACGAGCAAAGGTGGCTAAAAAATGGCTCGGGTAAGTTTAGATCACACCTTAAGCGCTTCACCCCAGATCCAAAGCCACTTTATACAAAAGAGGGCTATTTTTCGATGTTTAGCGGGGTTAGGACGCTATTTACGCACTGTGTTTACGAGAGCGATTTTAGTGCGTTTGAAAGCGGGCTTCACAGTGTCACGCACTGCGCTAGCTCAAACAGACTACTTGGCAAGCGTGCGCTAAATTTAGCCAAGCTAAAAAAAGCAAATGTAAGCCTCAATATCGGCACAGACGGGCTTAGCTCAAACATAAGCTTAAATATGTTTGACGAGCTTAGAAATGTGCTCTTTACCCATCAAACGAGCGAGCTAAATAGCATGGCAAAATTTATATTTTTAGCAGCCACAAAGGGCGGAGCGCAAGCGCTTGGGCTAGAAAATGGCGTTTTAAAGGCGGGAAAATTAGTCGACATCGCGGTATTTGCTGGCTTTGATGAGATAGAAGAGAGTGCGCTTGTAACCCAGCTCATACTTCATACAAAGCGCGCATTAAGGCTTTATGTGGGCGGACAGAGGCTTATCTAATCCTATACCAAGTCGCTGTGTCATCATCAAATTTCACACTATGAAGCGGCTCAAATGTGCGTTCAGATATTAAATTTTGAGCGTTTTTTAACGTGCTTGATTGATACACTAGCACCCATTTTACTTCATTAGGTAGTGCATTTAGCAAGCCTTGAGCGCCCTCAAACATCACAAGCCCTCTATCAAAGGCTGATTTTAGACTATCGCTTATACTCACACTTCGATCTTTCACGCCAAAAAGCGGTATGCTTTTATCAAAATTTTTCGAGCGCGAGTAGATAAGAATGTCAGGCGACTTGCCGTCTTTTGTAAGTCTTGTATCAAGTGTGGGACGATCTATACGAACGGTGTTGCCACTGATAACTAGCATATCGCAAACCGAGCGCAGCGCGTGCATATGGGTGCGGCTTGCTTGATTTGATATGACACCACCTGTGGCTACGCCATTTGCACTAAGAGCTATCTTAAAAAAGCTAAAATTTCCACTCTGCCACGCCATAAATGGCTCTAAAAGCTCACTACCAAGCTTGCTTAAAACCCCGCACACTACCTCAACGCCAGCCTCTTTTAAAATTTTTACACCGCCACTTGCGATCTCATTCTCATCGTAGTTTGCTATAACTACTCTTTTAAAACCTAAATTTGCTATCAAACTAGCGCAAGGTGGGGTTTTGCCGTGATGTGAGCAAGGCTCAAGCGTGACATAAGCGCTCGCACCTTTTAATAAATTTGAGTGATTTTTAAGTATAAAATCGTAGCAAAATTTAGCGTCTAAGTTTTCATTTTCTAGCGTTTGAGTGATGTTTTGGCTTTTTAACTCAAAGCTCATTTGATACTCACGCAAAAATGAGCTTGCAAACTCACTAGAAATAGTGCAAAGTGCTTGTAAGATGGCACTTGGCTCAGCGTGCATAAAGCCAGCTTTTTTATGTGATGAAATGCTTAAAATTTTACCATTTTTATCAAGCACTACGCACCCAACAGCTGGGTTTGGATAGGTTAAAAGCTGATGCTTCCAAGCCTCATTTATGGCTAGTTGCATATAAAAATCATCTGTCATTTTTGCTCGCTTTTGGTAATCATACTTTTCTACTTTAGCAAAACCAGTAAAGTTGGCAAGTATGTGATATTTGGCTTTTTGATTCAAGGCATAAAATAAATCTTAGCCTATCAAGCCTTTTTTAAAAATTCTGTTTTTAGGACTATGACGCCCATTTTATCGATCCTACACTCAACTTCTTTATCATTATCGCTTAGGCGTATATTTCTTGCCATTGTTCCTCGCTTTAGAGTTGAGCCAGCGCCTTTTACCTTTAGATCTTTTATGAGAGTTACATTATCCCCATCTTTTAGTTCGTTTCCATTTGCATCTTTTGCCATTTTTACTCCTTTAAAATTTTTGATATTGTATCAAAAAGTGTTTTAAATGTTGATTTGTTAAGGGTTAGAAAACCTGGGAGAGCTCCCAGGTAAATTAGTTTACATTGTGCGCTTCTACGCGTCTGTTTATATATCTATTTTGGGCTGTTGTGTTATCAACTTTTGGCTGAGACTCCCCATATCCAACCGCGCTTAATTTGCTAGGATCTACGCCAAGCTCGATAAGCTTATTTTTTACAGAATTTGCTCTTCTTTCAGATAGCGCTTGATTTAGTTCATCAGGCCCTGTACTATCTGTGTGACCTTGAATTTGCATTGTGTTGCCAGTTTTTAGCATATAATCAGCCAATTTCTGAACATTTTCAAAAAATTCAGGCTTTATAACATCGCTATTTAGGTCAAAATTTATACCAAAGTTATAAACCCCATCTTCCCAGCCATCACTATTTAGTTCGGTTTGTGTTACGATAGCGTTTAGGGCATTTGACATCTCTCTTGTATCAGCAATATCAAAATATCTACCTTCGCCTCTTAGTAGATCTTTAAGCTGATTTTTAGCAAAATCATCAACATCATAACCCAATACAAAAGCACTTATCTTTGCATCTGGATTATCGTTGATTAGCTGGCTCATCTGAGCTTTTGGATCACCACCGCAAGTCTCAAGTCCGTCACTTAAAAGTACTATGTGTACATTTTTACCGTTACGCTCTTTGATGATAGAATTTGCAGCTTTTATGCTATCTGCTAGCGGAGTATAGCCATCTGCTTTTATGTTATCAACTTTTGCTGTGAAGTAGTTTGTGTTGCCAGTAGCTTTTATGCTATTTGTTACTTCACATTTATCGCCAAAGTTTATAAGTCCCAAATTTGCTTTGCTAAGATCTAGAATTTGAACTATATCTTTTAAATTTTTTTGTGCTGCATCCATGCGAGTGATATTTGCGTCAAGGTCATTTTTTAACATCGACTCAGACGAATCAACCAAGAAAAGTATGAGCGCTTTGCTCTCATCAACAGCTTCATTTGCCACTTGTGCGTCTAGCATAGCATCCTTGTTTTTTACCGCACAACCTGCTAAAAGCAAGCAACTTAAGGCAAAAAGCCCAACTTTTTTCATACTCATTTTTTCTCCTTGTATTAAATGGTTTTATTATCTTTTATCTTATTTAAAAATTCTTCGATGTTGTATCTAGCTCTATATTCTGAGCTCATTAGGTGTATGAGCATGTCGCCAAGATCGCACACTACCCATTCGCCAGAACTTTCTATGCCTAAAAACTGCTCTCCAGCTGGCTTAAGCTTTTCTTTTAAGTCATCTGTGAGAGAGAGTGCGTGTCGTTCGCCCATAGTTGTTGCTATTATGACTTGTTTTACGAAATAATTACGCTCACTCATGTCAAAAACCTCGATACCTTCAGCCTTTTTTTCGTCTAGAATTTTAACTATCGCTTCTATCCTATCTTTCATCTATTTCCTTTATAAAATTTAATCACATCATCTTTTATAACCTCTGGAATTTGAGAGCTTGCAAGTTCTTGACGAATTTGTGAACTTGATACATTAACATGTATATCCATCTTTTTAAATTCACACGGTATTATGATGTGGTCTCGCTCAGCTACTATGATTTTTGTAAGCTCCCTAAGTTTTGCTATATCATGCCACTTATCAAGAGAGCTAATGTGATCAGCCCCGATGATGAGGTAAAACTCACTAATGTCATAGGTTTCATATATATATTTGACACTTTGTATAGTTGGCACTGGGCGCTCTTGTTTTATCTCAAAGTCTAAAATTTCTACACGCTTTAGCTCGCCCCAAAGTTTTTTTACCCATTTTAGTCTAAGCTCTGGTGGTGCTGAAAATTGGCTTTTAAATGGGCTTATAAAAGTTGGCATAATGATAAGCTTGTCGATGTCTAGCTCACTAAGCGCCATCTTTACTATGCTATCGTGTCCTAAATGTGGTGGGTCAAAGCTGCCGCCAAAAAAAGCTATATTCAAATTTTACCTTAAGATTAATTCGTGCCATTGTAGCATAATAAGCTAAAAATAAGCTATAAAATTTATTTGCTTTTAGCTGTTTTTGTAAATTTTTTTTGTAAAATTATGATAATTCCAAATTTTAAGGAGTAAATATGTCAGTAAAGATAGCTATCAATGGTTTTGGGCGTATTGGCAGGTGTGCCGCGCGTATTATTTTTGATCGTGATGACTGCGAGCTTGTAGCCATAAACGACACAGCAAAACGCGATATGACAAGGTATTTGTTAAAATACGACAGCGTTCATGGCGAGTTTAAAAAGGATGTTAAAGTTATAGATGATGATCATATAGAAGTTGATGGCAAAAAGATAAGAGTTTTTTCAACAAGGGACTTAAACGAGCTTGATTATGCCGCTTATGGTGTTGATGTCGTGCTTGAATGTACGGGTAAATTTCTCACCACGCAAAGCTGTGAGCCATATATCCAAAAGGGCATAAAAAAGGTCGTCATGAGTGCTCCAGCAAAAGATGATACTGCGATGTTTGTTTATGGGGTTAATCACGAAAGCTACGCAGGTCAAAACATCATCTCAAATGCTAGTTGCACCACAAACTGCCTAGCACCGGTTACAAAAGTGCTTGATGAAAAATTTGGTATAGTAAAGGCTTTAATGACCACTATACACGCTTACACAAATGGGCAAAGTTTGGTTGATGTAAAGTCAAAGGATTTTCGTAGAAGCCGTGCAGCAGCCCTAAATATAGGACCTACAACCACGGGTGCGGCAAAAGCTATCGGTAAAGTCATGCCAAGCCTAAAAGGCAAAATCCACGGACAAAGTGTCAGGGTGCCTACCGCAAATGTTTCTATGGTCGATCTTACTGCTGTTTTAAGCAAAGCTGTTAGCGTAGATGAGATAAATAACGCCTTTCGTGAGGCCTCAAAAGGCGCAATGAAGGGTATAATGATAGTTGATGAGGATCAGCGTGTAAGTAGTGATTTTTGCACGAGTGAGTATAGCTCAGCCATCGCTTCTGATATAACGCAGGTTATATGCGATGATATGGTGAAAGTTATGGCTTGGTATGATAATGAATGGGGCTACTCGGCTAGACTTATAGATATGGCTGTGTGGGCTGTAAAAAGGGGTTAATGTGAATGATATAATCTCAATAAAAGAGCTAAATTTAAGCGGAAAAAGCGTTTTTATAAGATGTGATTTTAATGTGCCTATGGACGAGTTTTTAAACATTACAGATGATAGGCGTATAATATCTGCTTTGCCTACGATAAGATATTGTCTAGATCAGGGTTGCAAGATCATTTTAGCATCTCATTTAGGTCGTCCTAAGAGCGGTTTTGAAGAGAAATTTTCACTAAAACCAGTGGCAAAAAGGCTAAGTTTTGCACTTCATCAAGATGTGATTTTTGCAAATGATGTCATCGGTGCAGACGCTCAAAATAAGGTTGCAAACCTAAAACAAGGCGAAGTTCTTATGCTTGAAAATTTACGCTTTGAAAAAGGTGAAACTAAAAACTATGAAGCTTTGGCAAAGGCTTTGAGTGAGTTTGCTGAAATTTACATAAATGACGCCTTTGGTGTTTGTCATAGAGCTCACAGCTCGGTTGAGGCGATTACGAAATTTTATGATGAGGAGCATAGGGCGGCTGGATTTTTATTGCAAAAGGAGATTGATTTTGCTGAGCGACTTATTAAAAAGCCCGCCCGCCCGTTTGTTGCAGTTGTAGGTGGTAGTAAGGTAAGCGGTAAGCTACAAGCCCTAAAAAACTTGCTTCCACGCGTAGATAAGCTGATAATCGGCGGAGGTATGGCTTTTACATTTTTAAAGGCTTTGGGCGAAAATATAGGCAACTCTTTGCTTGAAGAGGAGCTACTTGAAGAGGCTTTGATGGTGCTTAAAAAGGGCAAGGAGCTAGGCGTTAAAATTTATTTACCAGTTGATGTTGTAGCGGCTCAGACCTTCTCGGCTGATACGGCGGTCAAATATGTAACGGCACAAGAGATCCCATCTGGCTGGATGGGTTTAGATATAGGACCTGCGTCTATTAGGCTTTTTCAAGAGGCTATCATCGATGCTCAAACTATCTGGTGGAACGGACCTATGGGTGTTTTTGAGATGGATAAATTTAGCAAAGGCAGTATCAAAATGAGCCACTCCATCGCCGAAACTCATGCAACAACAGTAGTTGGTGGTGGAGATACGGCTGATGTGGTTGCAAGGGCTGGAAATGCTGATGAGATGACATTTATATCAACTGGTGGCGGAGCTAGTTTAGAGCTTATAGAGGGCAAAGAGCTACCGGGCGTAAAACCACTTAGAAGGGTAAGCTTTGAATAGTTTTATTTATGCAGCAAATTTAAAATGCAACCACACAAGGGCAAGCTTTGCTGAGTATGCAAAGGTGCTAAATGATGGCTTGGATGATGAAAAGGTGCTGATATTTCCGCCTTTTACAGCATTAGATGACTTTGCCTGGGCAAAATTTAGCATAGGAGCACAAAATTTCTACCCTTGCCAAAGTGGTGCTTATACTGGTGAGATAGGCAAGGCTCATTTAGATGAGTTTGGTATAACAAGCGTTCTTATCGGACACTCTGAGCGGCGCGAGCTTTTGCATGAGCATGGTGGAGTCTTAAAAGAAAACGATGAGCTTTTGCTTAGTAAGTTTGATTTTGCTGTCAAAAATGGCTGGCAGGTGGTTTATTGCATAGGCGAAAATTTATGGATGCGAGAGGCTGGCAAGACAAGGGAAATTTTAAAAGCACAACTTGAGCTTATAAACCTATCTTATGACAAACTAATCATCGCCTATGAGCCGATTTGGGCGATAGGATCTGGAAGTAGTGCGAGTGTAGAGCAGATAACGCAGGTGCTTGATTTTGTCCGTACATTGACCGCTGCACCGCTTCTTTACGGAGGCAGTGTAAATGCTAAAAATATTAGCGATATTTGCCATATCACAAACTGTAATGGCGTTTTGGTAGGTACTGCGAGCTGGGATGCGGCAAATTTTTTAAATTTGATAAAGACAAATGAGGGTTAAAATTTGTAAGAAAATTTTAGTCATGCTAGATACTTGGCTTTAAATTTTCTTGCTATTTTAAAATTCTCAACAAACAAAAGCAAAAAGGAGTAAAAATGATAATGAATGGCAAAAAGGGTCTAATAGTAGGCGTTGCAAACGCTAAATCAATAGCTTATGGTATCGCAGAAGCTTGTCATCAGCAGGGTGCAAAGCTTGCTTTTACATTTTTAAATGATGCGTTAAAAAAGCGTGTGGAGCCCATAGCACAGGAGTTTGGAAGTAAATTTGTATATGAACTTGATGTAAATAACGAAGCACACCTTGCAAGCATAGCTGATAAGATAAGAGGTGATCTGGGCGAGATAGACTTTATCGTGCATGCTGTGGCGTATGCTCCAAAAGAGGCTTTGGAGGGTGAGTTTATAAATACCACAAAAGAGGCTTTTGATGTAGCGATGGGAACTTCTGTTTATTCGCTTCTTTCGCTTACAAGAGCAGTTTTACCTGTGTTAAAAGAGGGTGGGGCGGTTCTTACTTTAAGCTATCTTGGTGGGCCAAAATTTGTGCCGCATTATAATGTAATGGGTGTGGCGAAGGCTGCCTTAGAAAGCTCTGTTCGCTATCTTGCACATGATCTTGGTGCTAAAAATATCCGCGTAAATGCCATCTCTGCTGGACCTATTAAGACTTTGGCGGCTTCTGGAATAGGTGATTTTAGAATGATACTGCGATATAATGAGGTAAATTCTCCACTCAAACGCAATGTAAGTACCGAAGATGTAGGTAAATCGGCTATGTATTTGCTAAGCGATCTTGCTAGCGGTGTGACTGGTGAGGTTCATTATGTGGATTGTGGTTATAATATAATGGGTATGGCTGACATAGCTACTGATGCCGATGGAAACACTGTTTTGGCAATGGATCTAAGTAAGTAAGATAGAAAAATTAAGCTCACTTTGGCTAAAATGGCGCAAAAATAAATTTTAAGGTTGGATTATGAGGGGTTATAAAATCTTTTCTGGAACGGCAAATTTGGAATTTTCAAAGAAAATTTCACAGTATCTATCACTTCCGCTTAGTGAGGCTAGTATAAAGCGTTTTAGTGATGGAGAGATTAGCGTGCAAGTGGGCGAAAGTGTGCGCGGAAAGGATGTTTTTGTCGTTCAGCCGACCTGTGCCCCAGCGAACATAAATTTAATGGAACTTCTAATCCTGACAGACGCTCTTAGGAGAAGTTCTGCTAGCTCGATAACGGCGGTGGTGCCATATTTTGGCTATGCTCGCCAAGACCGCAAAGCCGCACCAAGAGTGCCAATAACTGCAAAACTTGTAGCAAACATGATGCAAACGGCTGGCATTAGCCGTGTGGTTACGATGGATTTGCATGCTGGGCAAATTCAGGGATTTTTTGATATACCAGTTGATAATCTTTATGGAAGCATGGTTTTTACTGATTATGTTAGGTCAAAAAATTTGCCAAATCCTATTGTTGCAAGCCCTGATGTAGGCGGTGTTTCTCGTGCTAGAGCGCTTGCTAAGACCCTTGATGTTGATATAGTTATCGTCGATAAGCGTCGCGAAAAGGCAAACGAAAGCGAAGTGATGAATGTCATAGGCGATGTAAATGGCAAAGATGTTATCTTGGTAGATGATATGATAGACACCGCAGGTACGATCGTAAAGGCGGCAAAGGTATTTAAAGAGCGCGGAGCTACTAGCGTTATGGCATTTTGTACGCACCCAGTTTTAAGCGGTGCAGCATATGAAAATTTAGACAAAGGTTATCTTGATGAGCTAGTCGTTACTGATACGATACCTCTAAAACAAGACCATAGTTGCATAAAAGTACTAACTGTTGCGCCACTTTTTGGTGAAGTTATACGCCGCGTCTATCATAATGAAAGTGTAAATGGACTTTTTGTGTAAAAATACAGAATTTAGCTTGAAATTTTATAGATTTTAAGCTAGATTTTATTGACAAAAATCGTTTTTTTATCTATAATACGACTTCTTTTATATGTTCCGGATTAGCTCAGCGGTAGAGTAGGTGACTGTTAATCACTTGGTCGCTGGTTCGAACCCAGCATCCGGAGCCATTTCATTATAAAAATACTAAATTTTAATTTTAAAAAAGTGCTACTTATGAGCGTTTTTTACTTTTTGTAAATAAGCTAAAGGATAGTAGACTAAAAATCAATGATTTTATTCTATATCTGGTAATTTTATAGTCTCGTAAAGGTGAATATCTAATACATATCGTATCCAGTTACCAAAACCATATTTTGACCTAATTTGTTCGTCAATAATGTAGGGTTTTGCTAAAAAATCATCAATTTCTTCAAAGTTATTATCTAGTATAAAGATATTGTTTGGGTTATAAAGGTCATAGTATTTTATGGTTTTATTTGTCGTTATTAGTTTTTTATTATAACCAAGTGCTTCAAATGTCCTAAGTGAAAGCCCATGATGTACATCTATAACAAAGTCAACTAAAACTTTTGATTTTTTGACATTTTCTAAATTTTCACGATAAGTTAATGTTTTTTCAGTAAAGGTTATGTTGTTGCAACCATAATCAAAAGCTCTAGTTTCTAGTTTTGAAAGTATTTCTTTTATAATAAAATTAACTTTGCTTGCTTTTGCATATTTTGCAAATTTGATTATGTTCTCTTTTTTACTCTCGTTATGACTGCCTAAAAAATAAAAGTCACTAGTAATCACAGTATCGTTTTGATCCTGAAGGTAATCAAAATAAAATTTGTAGTAGGTAGTATGTTTGTATATTTTTTCATATATATTTTATCAAATGGATCAAATATGAAAAATCTCTTAAATTTGCCAATATAATTAAAAATTTCACCATATCTAAGCATGCCATCAAATTGATAATTAATGATATTATTTTTTACATTTATTTTTTAATAAATCAGCTGTTTTTAAGCCGTATTTTTGTGTAATAACCAAATAAATGCATAGTCTATTTTTGTCATGTTTATTTAAAACATTTTTTATATGTTCGTATAGCAAATACTGATGTAATTTTGTTTTTGCATTTTTACTATTAGTTTTTTAAGGTTTGTTTGTATTCTTGTAAGGATATTCGGATATCCATATATATTCTTGGTCCCATCTATAACTTTAAAGCTATAAAATTCTAAATTATTTTTTAGCTGCTCATTGAATCTATATCACTAGGAGTTATTATAAATATCGTTTTTCCACTTCCAAATTTTTTATTTGCTTGTTGCATTTGTGTCCTTGAAAATTTTTAGTATTTTATCAAAGTTAATATAAATTTACTATTTTATTTATAAGTTATATTATCTATTTTCTAGATGCGAAATAATAAAATACTAGATTGGTATTTTTAAAAAGTAAAAACTTAAAAAATATAAGAAAAATTTATTTTATTTAGGATTTTTTTATATCTATTAAGAAACTATGAAATTTTTTAATTGGATTGTTGCAAAAAGAAATAAATAAAATGCAAAATACCTAATTAAACTATTTATAAAGGATTTTGCAATATTTTAAAATGAAAAGAAATACAATAAGTGGTGGGTTCACCAGGACTCGAACCTGGGACCATCCGGTTATGAGCCGGATGCTCTAACCAACTGAGCTATGAACCCACTTGAATTGAAGTTGAGATTATACAAAAACTAAGCTTATTAAAAGCTAAAATTTTATTTTGATTTGTTTATATCTTTTGCGATACTAAAATTTCCGTCCATTTTTTGGCTAAAACTTCCGTAGCTATAAGATTTACCGCCATGCATATCTATCTTTTGTTTTTCTGTATTGTTTGCAAATAACGCTACTAAAAATACCAAAATGACAAATAAAACTCTCATGCATATCCTTTTAAAATTTTGGGGACATGCCCCAAAAAATTATTTGTAGTTTTTTATCGCTTCATCTAGGATTTTCTCAGCCTCTTTTGCGTCAGCAAAATCCTTTACTTTCACCCATTTACCAGGCTCTAGCATTTTGTAAGTTTCAAAGAAATTTTTAATGCGATCGAGTGTGATTTTTGGTAGGTCATCAAGTGATTTGATGTTGTCATATCTTGGATCTATCTTGCTTACTGGCACCGCTAGTAGCTTCTCATCCATTCCGCTCTCATCCTCCATTACCAAAACACCGATCAAGCGGCAAGGTATGACTGAGCCAGCTTGAAGCGGGTATTCATTTAGCACCAAAACATCTGCTGGATCGCCGTCTGCTGCTAGGGTATTTGGCACGAAGCCGTAGTTTGCTGGGTAAAACATCGCTGAGTACATCACGCGATCGACCACGACAGCACCACTGTCTTTATCTATCTCGTACTTGATGTTTGAGCCGTAAGGGATCTCGATGACAGCGTTGATTTTATCAGGGTTTGAGCCTACTTTGATTTTTGAAATGTCCATTTTTTTCCTTTTATTTTAGTTTATTTATTAAATTTTTCATATCCTCAACTATCGGCTCGATACCGTGCTCGCCATTTACTGTATGAAGTAGGTTTTTGGCGTTGTAAAACTCGCGTATCGCAACGATTGGCTCAAGATAGACTTTCATGCGGTTGTTAAAGACTTCGTTGTTATCATCAGCGCCTCTTGCACGACCTAGCACACGCTCGCGCGCTACATCTTCGCTCACATCAACCTCGATAACGCCCTTTAAAACTATCTCGTTTTGAGCCGATAAAACCTTGTCAAGCTCGCTCATTTGTTCAACGCTTCTTGGATATCCATCGATCACGACATTTGGCGTGTTTGCTGACTTGATCGCTGAAACTATGGTATTTACAA contains:
- the mqnF gene encoding aminofutalosine deaminase family hydrolase, translating into MQILKAKFIITCDENFTIHKNACIAFDDKILSIGDESELKQRFKGANFSDLGNCIITPALINTHTHLEFSANKTQLIYGDFIAWLGSIVENGAKLACDDEIMQSSLNSMLASGVGTIGAISSFGKDLKILANSQARVVCFNEILGSNEAYAEQNFKAFNERFLQSSRYQNERFAPAISLHAPYSIHPKLAKMAIKFAKAKNLIISTHFMESLHEQRWLKNGSGKFRSHLKRFTPDPKPLYTKEGYFSMFSGVRTLFTHCVYESDFSAFESGLHSVTHCASSNRLLGKRALNLAKLKKANVSLNIGTDGLSSNISLNMFDELRNVLFTHQTSELNSMAKFIFLAATKGGAQALGLENGVLKAGKLVDIAVFAGFDEIEESALVTQLILHTKRALRLYVGGQRLI
- the ribD gene encoding bifunctional diaminohydroxyphosphoribosylaminopyrimidine deaminase/5-amino-6-(5-phosphoribosylamino)uracil reductase RibD, encoding MTDDFYMQLAINEAWKHQLLTYPNPAVGCVVLDKNGKILSISSHKKAGFMHAEPSAILQALCTISSEFASSFLREYQMSFELKSQNITQTLENENLDAKFCYDFILKNHSNLLKGASAYVTLEPCSHHGKTPPCASLIANLGFKRVVIANYDENEIASGGVKILKEAGVEVVCGVLSKLGSELLEPFMAWQSGNFSFFKIALSANGVATGGVISNQASRTHMHALRSVCDMLVISGNTVRIDRPTLDTRLTKDGKSPDILIYSRSKNFDKSIPLFGVKDRSVSISDSLKSAFDRGLVMFEGAQGLLNALPNEVKWVLVYQSSTLKNAQNLISERTFEPLHSVKFDDDTATWYRIR
- a CDS encoding alkylphosphonate utilization protein codes for the protein MAKDANGNELKDGDNVTLIKDLKVKGAGSTLKRGTMARNIRLSDNDKEVECRIDKMGVIVLKTEFLKKA
- a CDS encoding OmpA family protein encodes the protein MSMKKVGLFALSCLLLAGCAVKNKDAMLDAQVANEAVDESKALILFLVDSSESMLKNDLDANITRMDAAQKNLKDIVQILDLSKANLGLINFGDKCEVTNSIKATGNTNYFTAKVDNIKADGYTPLADSIKAANSIIKERNGKNVHIVLLSDGLETCGGDPKAQMSQLINDNPDAKISAFVLGYDVDDFAKNQLKDLLRGEGRYFDIADTREMSNALNAIVTQTELNSDGWEDGVYNFGINFDLNSDVIKPEFFENVQKLADYMLKTGNTMQIQGHTDSTGPDELNQALSERRANSVKNKLIELGVDPSKLSAVGYGESQPKVDNTTAQNRYINRRVEAHNVN
- the rsfS gene encoding ribosome silencing factor, translated to MKDRIEAIVKILDEKKAEGIEVFDMSERNYFVKQVIIATTMGERHALSLTDDLKEKLKPAGEQFLGIESSGEWVVCDLGDMLIHLMSSEYRARYNIEEFLNKIKDNKTI
- the nadD gene encoding nicotinate (nicotinamide) nucleotide adenylyltransferase: MNIAFFGGSFDPPHLGHDSIVKMALSELDIDKLIIMPTFISPFKSQFSAPPELRLKWVKKLWGELKRVEILDFEIKQERPVPTIQSVKYIYETYDISEFYLIIGADHISSLDKWHDIAKLRELTKIIVAERDHIIIPCEFKKMDIHVNVSSSQIRQELASSQIPEVIKDDVIKFYKGNR
- the gap gene encoding type I glyceraldehyde-3-phosphate dehydrogenase; the protein is MSVKIAINGFGRIGRCAARIIFDRDDCELVAINDTAKRDMTRYLLKYDSVHGEFKKDVKVIDDDHIEVDGKKIRVFSTRDLNELDYAAYGVDVVLECTGKFLTTQSCEPYIQKGIKKVVMSAPAKDDTAMFVYGVNHESYAGQNIISNASCTTNCLAPVTKVLDEKFGIVKALMTTIHAYTNGQSLVDVKSKDFRRSRAAALNIGPTTTGAAKAIGKVMPSLKGKIHGQSVRVPTANVSMVDLTAVLSKAVSVDEINNAFREASKGAMKGIMIVDEDQRVSSDFCTSEYSSAIASDITQVICDDMVKVMAWYDNEWGYSARLIDMAVWAVKRG
- a CDS encoding phosphoglycerate kinase, with product MNDIISIKELNLSGKSVFIRCDFNVPMDEFLNITDDRRIISALPTIRYCLDQGCKIILASHLGRPKSGFEEKFSLKPVAKRLSFALHQDVIFANDVIGADAQNKVANLKQGEVLMLENLRFEKGETKNYEALAKALSEFAEIYINDAFGVCHRAHSSVEAITKFYDEEHRAAGFLLQKEIDFAERLIKKPARPFVAVVGGSKVSGKLQALKNLLPRVDKLIIGGGMAFTFLKALGENIGNSLLEEELLEEALMVLKKGKELGVKIYLPVDVVAAQTFSADTAVKYVTAQEIPSGWMGLDIGPASIRLFQEAIIDAQTIWWNGPMGVFEMDKFSKGSIKMSHSIAETHATTVVGGGDTADVVARAGNADEMTFISTGGGASLELIEGKELPGVKPLRRVSFE
- a CDS encoding triose-phosphate isomerase; its protein translation is MNSFIYAANLKCNHTRASFAEYAKVLNDGLDDEKVLIFPPFTALDDFAWAKFSIGAQNFYPCQSGAYTGEIGKAHLDEFGITSVLIGHSERRELLHEHGGVLKENDELLLSKFDFAVKNGWQVVYCIGENLWMREAGKTREILKAQLELINLSYDKLIIAYEPIWAIGSGSSASVEQITQVLDFVRTLTAAPLLYGGSVNAKNISDICHITNCNGVLVGTASWDAANFLNLIKTNEG
- the fabI gene encoding enoyl-ACP reductase FabI, translating into MIMNGKKGLIVGVANAKSIAYGIAEACHQQGAKLAFTFLNDALKKRVEPIAQEFGSKFVYELDVNNEAHLASIADKIRGDLGEIDFIVHAVAYAPKEALEGEFINTTKEAFDVAMGTSVYSLLSLTRAVLPVLKEGGAVLTLSYLGGPKFVPHYNVMGVAKAALESSVRYLAHDLGAKNIRVNAISAGPIKTLAASGIGDFRMILRYNEVNSPLKRNVSTEDVGKSAMYLLSDLASGVTGEVHYVDCGYNIMGMADIATDADGNTVLAMDLSK